The sequence TCTGCTTATCTGCAGCCAGTATCAGATCAAAATTGACAAAATCAGCCTGATTTACCTGCCTCGCCTGCATATTACTGAAATCAAACCCTCTTTTTATACCAGCAGCCACCGAGCGTTTATCGGGAGCTTGGCCCTGATGATGCGCTATCGTCCCTGCCGAATCGATTCTGACATTGAGGTCTTTCTGCCGTGCTTTAAATCTAAACACAGCTTCGGCACTAGGCGAACGGCATATGTTGCCCATACAGACAAAGAGGACGGAGTCGATTGGTTTCATATCAATAAATATCCCTTAAAACAATTAACTCAAACATAGCATTTATCCCTGTGGTGATTAAGATTTTCTTCCTCAAGGAAGGTGACAACAATTGAATCTACATCCACCTCTATTACAGACAGCTCAATTACTCTTAAGACGGACTGTTCTTAATGTTGGGTAATACCGCAATAAAACATGCAATTGAGCCTGCGGATGTGGTAACTGGTGCCTTGTCGACTCACTACTCAAGGGCTCTGGTCCTCAAAAATCGGGCAAATCTGGGGGTTCCTTTCTGGGTAAGGCCTGAATACAGATAGGTCACAGTCGAGCCTATCTCTGGTGGGTGCCTCCTTTCTTCCATGCTAAACCCTGTTCCCAGCTTGAATCTGACTCCCTGCTGGTTTTCAACCAACATTGCCCCCATTACGCCGTCAAGCTTTCCCTTTCCCGCTTGGTAGGCAATGACTCTAGCCTCGGCATCATAATAGGGTTTAAGTTTAATCAGATTCGGGTTTCGACCCGAAACATACAAAGAGCTACGCCTATGCAACATCAGGCCTTCACCGCCAGCAGCCACGACCTCTGTGAACCAAGTCTCGAGCTGATCGTGATCATCTAGCCTCTTTTGCTCTATCAGCGCTAAAAAATCAGAGACTAAATGCAAATCTTTGCTTGCCTCGCGATACCTTTCGATGAAGGAGCCCGGATGAGATGGCAGATCGAACACCATAAACTTGA is a genomic window of Shewanella psychrophila containing:
- a CDS encoding low molecular weight protein-tyrosine-phosphatase, with product MKPIDSVLFVCMGNICRSPSAEAVFRFKARQKDLNVRIDSAGTIAHHQGQAPDKRSVAAGIKRGFDFSNMQARQVNQADFVNFDLILAADKQNLADLSERCPEQYQAKLALILDFDEQSEVQEVPDPYYGTGDGFELVLDLLEVSCDSLIQRILSTKK
- a CDS encoding DNA ligase — translated: MYRRIFNCSALIVIFCSIFIYPQFSLSRPMESRAQLAVHSDIEGPISGYLVSEKLDGVRGFWNGHQMSSRSGRLIAIPNWFILDFPTYPLDGELWMGRGTFEQMSSLVRRKEPIEAQWKKVKFMVFDLPSHPGSFIERYREASKDLHLVSDFLALIEQKRLDDHDQLETWFTEVVAAGGEGLMLHRRSSLYVSGRNPNLIKLKPYYDAEARVIAYQAGKGKLDGVMGAMLVENQQGVRFKLGTGFSMEERRHPPEIGSTVTYLYSGLTQKGTPRFARFLRTRALE